One genomic segment of Streptomyces liangshanensis includes these proteins:
- a CDS encoding GlxA family transcriptional regulator: MQDRPPHRVVVLALEGLLPFELGIPHRIFGRPVGAGGGRLYDVVTCSVRPPGPVRTDADFSILVENGPEALATADTVIVPASYELGPVYEEGRLTDELAAALAHVRPGTRLVSICTGGFVLAAAGYLDGRPATTHWSNAAHFQRLFPRVRVDADVLFVDDGEVLTSAGVAAGIDLCLHIVRRDHGTAVANDVARRTVVPPHRDGGQAQYIERPLPEPQLTSTTGARNWALARLHEPLQLRDMAEQQSMSVRTFTRRFREETGISPGQWLVRQRVELARHLLESTDLSVDQVARDAGFGTAQSMRQHLQSALGVAPTVYRRTFRAGAPTAG; this comes from the coding sequence ATGCAGGACCGACCGCCCCACCGCGTGGTCGTACTCGCCCTCGAAGGGCTCCTCCCCTTCGAACTCGGCATCCCCCACCGGATCTTCGGCCGGCCGGTCGGCGCCGGGGGCGGGCGGCTGTACGACGTCGTCACCTGCTCGGTCCGGCCCCCGGGCCCCGTACGGACCGACGCGGACTTCTCGATCCTCGTCGAGAACGGACCCGAGGCACTCGCCACCGCCGACACCGTGATCGTCCCGGCGTCGTACGAGCTGGGTCCGGTGTACGAGGAGGGCCGGCTCACCGACGAGCTGGCCGCCGCCCTCGCCCACGTACGGCCCGGCACCCGGCTGGTCTCCATCTGCACGGGCGGCTTCGTGCTGGCGGCGGCCGGATACCTCGACGGCCGCCCCGCGACCACCCACTGGTCCAACGCCGCCCACTTCCAGCGGCTCTTCCCCCGGGTCAGGGTCGACGCGGACGTCCTGTTCGTCGACGACGGCGAGGTGCTGACCTCGGCCGGGGTCGCCGCCGGGATCGATCTCTGCCTGCACATCGTGCGGCGCGACCACGGCACGGCGGTCGCCAACGACGTGGCACGCCGGACGGTCGTCCCGCCGCACCGGGACGGCGGGCAGGCCCAGTACATCGAACGCCCGCTGCCCGAGCCGCAGTTGACGAGCACCACCGGGGCGAGGAACTGGGCGCTGGCCCGCCTCCACGAACCGCTCCAGCTCCGGGACATGGCCGAGCAACAGTCCATGTCCGTGCGGACGTTCACGCGCCGCTTCCGTGAGGAGACGGGGATCAGCCCCGGGCAGTGGCTCGTTCGACAGCGGGTCGAACTGGCCCGCCACCTGCTGGAGTCGACGGACCTGTCCGTCGACCAGGTGGCGCGGGACGCCGGCTTCGGCACCGCGCAGTCGATGCGCCAGCACCTCCAGTCGGCGCTGGGTGTCGCGCCGACGGTCTACCGCCGTACGTTCCGGGCGGGCGCGCCAACGGCCGGGTGA
- a CDS encoding MFS transporter, whose amino-acid sequence MTHKHAAAAQASPEPPPTVPSVPSAPAEGGATAPTAPAEGGAGAKLWNRNFRLFFLARTVARFGDGMVPVALAAGLLDTGHGASAVSFALGSWMVCFAGFVIVGGVLADRFTPRRMMVLADAVRLVSTVVLAGAFATGAPPLWLVYALSALNGLGAAVFQPGVASMLPQMAPDVQRGNAVLRVAESVTMMAGPGIAGALAGFGGPGMIFGVNAATFGVSGICFLLIRMESVAPVKGESMLSELVGGWREFRARSWLWGVIAVWSVYGITVLGPITPLEAVVVTDRHSSAMYGLMMTFNGAGEVVGALIAMRLRPNRPLFAGTFALFGVIANVLVLAYDVPVPVLAGGFLVGGVSLAFWLVMWSTTVQTQIPNEALNRLHAYDVAGSLIMLAVGRALAGPVAESIGVREVLVAGAVINVGVCGVLLAARPVRRLRRVK is encoded by the coding sequence GTGACCCATAAGCACGCAGCGGCGGCCCAGGCTTCCCCCGAACCCCCGCCGACGGTCCCGTCGGTCCCATCGGCCCCGGCGGAGGGCGGCGCGACGGCCCCGACGGCCCCGGCGGAGGGCGGCGCGGGGGCCAAGCTCTGGAACCGTAACTTCCGGCTCTTCTTCCTCGCCCGTACCGTGGCCCGCTTCGGCGACGGCATGGTGCCCGTCGCCCTCGCGGCCGGGCTGCTCGACACCGGGCACGGCGCCTCGGCCGTCAGCTTCGCGCTCGGCTCGTGGATGGTGTGCTTCGCCGGGTTCGTGATCGTCGGCGGGGTGCTCGCCGACCGGTTCACCCCGCGCCGGATGATGGTCCTCGCCGACGCGGTACGGCTGGTCAGCACCGTCGTCCTGGCCGGCGCCTTCGCCACCGGGGCGCCACCGCTCTGGCTGGTGTACGCGCTGAGCGCCCTCAACGGCCTGGGCGCCGCCGTGTTCCAGCCCGGCGTCGCCAGCATGCTGCCGCAGATGGCGCCCGACGTGCAGCGCGGCAACGCGGTGCTGCGCGTCGCGGAGTCCGTGACCATGATGGCGGGGCCGGGGATCGCGGGCGCGCTGGCCGGGTTCGGCGGGCCCGGCATGATCTTCGGCGTCAACGCGGCGACCTTCGGCGTCAGCGGGATCTGCTTCCTCCTCATCCGCATGGAGTCCGTGGCGCCGGTGAAGGGGGAGTCGATGCTCTCCGAACTGGTGGGCGGCTGGCGGGAGTTCCGGGCGCGGTCCTGGCTCTGGGGGGTCATCGCGGTGTGGTCGGTGTACGGGATCACCGTGCTCGGCCCGATCACCCCGCTGGAGGCGGTCGTGGTCACCGACCGGCACAGCTCCGCGATGTACGGGCTGATGATGACCTTCAACGGCGCGGGCGAGGTGGTGGGCGCGCTGATCGCGATGCGGCTGCGGCCCAACAGGCCGTTGTTCGCGGGGACGTTCGCGCTGTTCGGGGTGATCGCGAACGTGCTGGTGCTCGCGTACGACGTCCCCGTACCCGTCCTGGCCGGGGGCTTCCTCGTGGGCGGGGTCTCGCTGGCGTTCTGGCTGGTGATGTGGTCGACGACCGTACAGACGCAGATCCCGAACGAGGCCCTCAACCGGCTGCACGCGTACGACGTGGCGGGCTCGCTCATCATGCTGGCGGTGGGGCGGGCCCTGGCCGGGCCGGTGGCCGAGTCGATCGGGGTGCGGGAGGTGCTGGTCGCGGGGGCGGTGATCAACGTGGGGGTGTGCGGGGTGCTGCTGGCGGCGCGGCCGGTGCGGCGGCTGAGGCGCGTGAAGTGA
- a CDS encoding MFS transporter, with amino-acid sequence MDVTQTTERSAGDVPAGDARAGDTLAPAATATGAPRTPGRIHRAWFVAVVTFVTIIGAAAFASLPGLLIDPLHQEFDWSRGTIGFAVSVNLALYGLTAPFAAALMDRFGIRRVVAVALTIISVGSLLTVWMTAAWQLVLFWGVLVGLGSGSMALAFAATVTNRWFVAKRGLVTGILTAAGASGQLVFLPFLSWLVEHHGWRPASITVALAAIAVVPFVWLLLRDHPADVGLAAYGAETYTPKPGPVPGAARRAVGVLVSAARTGPFWLLAGTFAICGASTNGLVKTHFVPAAHDHGMPITAAASLLAVIGVFDVVGTIASGWFTDRFEARRLLAVYYALRGVSLLFLPMLLAPSVHPPMLFFIVFYGLDWVATVPPTIALCREHYGDDSAIVFGWVLASHQVGAAVVAFAGGVARDVFGSYDVVWYASGALCAAAALMALVIRRPPTVRPVVVAGVA; translated from the coding sequence ATGGACGTGACGCAGACAACCGAACGTTCCGCGGGAGACGTACCGGCGGGAGACGCACGCGCGGGAGACACCCTCGCGCCCGCCGCCACGGCCACCGGCGCCCCCCGTACCCCCGGCCGGATCCACCGGGCGTGGTTCGTCGCCGTCGTCACCTTCGTGACGATCATCGGCGCCGCGGCCTTCGCCTCGCTGCCCGGGCTGCTGATCGACCCGCTGCACCAGGAGTTCGACTGGTCGCGCGGCACGATCGGGTTCGCCGTCTCGGTCAACCTGGCGCTGTACGGGCTGACCGCGCCGTTCGCCGCCGCGCTGATGGACCGCTTCGGGATCCGCCGGGTGGTGGCCGTCGCCCTGACGATCATCTCGGTCGGCTCGCTGCTCACGGTGTGGATGACGGCGGCCTGGCAACTCGTCCTGTTCTGGGGCGTCCTGGTCGGCCTCGGCAGCGGCTCGATGGCCCTGGCCTTCGCGGCGACCGTCACCAACCGCTGGTTCGTCGCCAAGCGCGGCCTCGTCACCGGCATCCTCACGGCGGCGGGCGCGTCGGGGCAGTTGGTGTTCTTGCCCTTCCTGTCCTGGCTGGTGGAGCACCACGGCTGGCGTCCCGCCTCCATCACGGTGGCGCTCGCCGCGATCGCGGTGGTCCCCTTCGTCTGGCTGCTGCTGCGCGACCACCCGGCGGACGTCGGGCTCGCGGCGTACGGCGCCGAGACCTACACCCCGAAGCCCGGCCCGGTGCCGGGGGCGGCGCGGCGGGCCGTCGGGGTGCTGGTGTCGGCCGCCCGCACCGGACCGTTCTGGCTGCTGGCCGGGACCTTCGCGATCTGCGGCGCCTCGACGAACGGCCTGGTCAAGACCCACTTCGTACCGGCCGCGCACGACCACGGCATGCCGATCACGGCGGCGGCCTCGCTGCTCGCGGTCATCGGGGTCTTCGACGTCGTCGGCACGATCGCCTCCGGCTGGTTCACCGACCGCTTCGAGGCGCGGCGCCTGCTGGCCGTCTACTACGCCCTGCGCGGCGTCTCGTTGCTCTTCCTGCCGATGCTGCTGGCGCCGAGCGTGCATCCGCCGATGCTGTTCTTCATCGTCTTCTACGGCCTGGACTGGGTCGCCACGGTCCCCCCGACGATCGCCCTGTGCCGCGAGCACTACGGCGACGACAGCGCGATCGTCTTCGGCTGGGTCCTCGCCTCCCACCAGGTGGGCGCGGCGGTCGTCGCCTTCGCGGGCGGCGTCGCGAGGGACGTCTTCGGCTCGTACGACGTGGTCTGGTACGCGTCGGGCGCGCTGTGCGCGGCGGCGGCCCTGATGGCCCTGGTGATCCGCCGCCCGCCGACGGTCAGGCCGGTGGTGGTGGCGGGGGTGGCGTGA
- a CDS encoding flavin-containing monooxygenase, translated as MAADTDPSNDLPVYVIGGGPGGLAVAAALRERGVRTVVLEKSEALGASWRRHYHRLRLHTTRRKSGLPGLRIPRSYGRWVARADVVRYLETYAEHHGLEVVTGVEVMRVERAPGGVGWLLHATGGRQLTGRGVVVATGYNHTPRLPDWPGREAYEGELVHAGEYRDAQPYAGKDVLVVGVGNTGAEIAVDLVEGGAARVRLAVRTVPHIVRRSTLGWPAQSSGILIRRLPAPLVDRLAALQARVALPDLTSKGLPRPDTGLLSRAREGAIPVQDVGLVAAVRKGRVEPVAAVESFEEDKVVLADGTRIAPDVVIAATGYRRALEGLVGDLDLLDARGRPRVHGARTAPGAPGLHFTGFTNPISGMLRELSLDARRIAKALSR; from the coding sequence ATGGCCGCCGACACCGACCCCAGCAACGACCTGCCCGTGTACGTCATCGGCGGTGGCCCGGGCGGGCTCGCCGTCGCCGCCGCGTTGCGCGAGCGGGGCGTACGTACCGTCGTACTGGAGAAGTCCGAGGCCCTCGGGGCCTCCTGGCGCCGCCACTACCACCGGCTGCGTCTGCACACCACCCGGCGGAAGTCGGGCCTTCCCGGGCTCAGGATCCCGCGCTCGTACGGGCGTTGGGTGGCCCGCGCGGACGTGGTGCGGTACCTGGAGACGTACGCGGAACACCACGGTCTCGAAGTCGTCACCGGCGTCGAGGTCATGCGCGTCGAGCGCGCCCCCGGCGGGGTCGGCTGGTTGCTGCACGCGACCGGCGGCCGCCAGCTGACCGGGCGCGGGGTGGTCGTGGCGACCGGCTACAACCACACGCCCAGGCTGCCCGACTGGCCCGGACGCGAGGCGTACGAAGGGGAGTTGGTGCACGCGGGCGAGTACCGCGACGCGCAGCCGTACGCCGGCAAGGACGTGCTCGTCGTCGGCGTCGGCAACACGGGCGCGGAGATCGCGGTCGACCTGGTCGAGGGGGGTGCGGCGCGGGTACGGCTCGCGGTGCGCACCGTCCCGCACATCGTGCGCCGCTCGACGCTGGGGTGGCCCGCGCAGTCGTCCGGCATCCTGATCCGGCGCCTGCCGGCCCCGCTCGTGGACCGGCTCGCCGCCCTCCAGGCCCGCGTCGCCCTCCCCGACCTGACGTCGAAGGGGCTGCCGCGCCCGGACACCGGCCTGTTGTCGCGGGCGCGCGAGGGCGCGATACCGGTGCAGGACGTCGGTCTGGTCGCGGCGGTCCGCAAGGGCCGGGTGGAGCCGGTGGCGGCGGTGGAGTCCTTCGAGGAGGACAAGGTCGTCCTCGCGGACGGCACCCGGATCGCGCCGGACGTGGTGATCGCCGCGACGGGCTACCGCCGCGCCCTGGAGGGCCTGGTGGGCGACCTGGACCTCCTGGACGCCCGGGGCCGCCCCCGCGTCCACGGCGCCCGCACCGCCCCCGGCGCCCCCGGCCTCCACTTCACGGGCTTCACGAACCCGATCAGCGGGATGCTCCGCGAACTGTCCCTGGACGCCCGCCGCATCGCGAAGGCGCTGTCGCGGTAG
- a CDS encoding GNAT family N-acetyltransferase has translation MSDNRTGAANGHANHANTAPAPQDRTAPVHLPPPADVLGHGLRLRAWRTGDEATLVRGHTDPEFLRWNTPLVPVTTEAGATEHIRQRAEGRANDEMAHFCVTDEATGRILGHVGLAMIDLRMRSARVGYWVLPEARGRGVARRALAVCGRWGFEEAGLHRIDLGHALGHEASCRIAERCGYAYEGTLRDAMFAPHRTDAYQHVHHHARLATDPDLDPYPYPAEG, from the coding sequence GTGAGCGACAACAGGACCGGCGCCGCGAACGGCCACGCGAACCACGCCAACACCGCCCCCGCACCCCAGGACCGCACCGCCCCCGTCCACCTCCCCCCACCCGCCGACGTCCTCGGACACGGCCTGCGGCTGCGCGCGTGGCGCACGGGGGACGAGGCCACGTTGGTGCGCGGCCACACCGACCCCGAGTTCCTGCGCTGGAACACCCCGCTCGTCCCCGTCACCACCGAGGCCGGCGCCACCGAACACATCCGCCAGCGCGCCGAGGGCCGCGCGAACGACGAGATGGCCCACTTCTGCGTGACCGACGAGGCGACCGGCCGCATCCTCGGCCACGTCGGCCTGGCCATGATCGACCTGCGGATGCGCAGCGCGCGCGTGGGCTACTGGGTCCTCCCGGAGGCCCGGGGCCGGGGCGTCGCCCGCCGCGCCCTGGCCGTGTGCGGCCGCTGGGGCTTCGAGGAGGCGGGCCTGCACCGCATCGACCTGGGCCACGCCCTGGGCCACGAGGCCTCGTGCCGGATCGCGGAACGCTGCGGCTACGCGTACGAAGGCACCCTAAGAGACGCCATGTTCGCCCCCCACCGCACGGACGCCTACCAGCACGTCCACCACCACGCCCGCCTCGCCACCGACCCGGACCTGGACCCGTACCCGTATCCGGCAGAGGGCTGA
- a CDS encoding SMI1/KNR4 family protein, giving the protein MNTEACDPAESAALREIFASRPEAVPAAGWEAVRSFEAEHGIVLPEPYRTFVAEICDGLRAGPPSYGLLPLARTPRDWGSDRPERLLAEPFPLAAAWLWEATGHEEVLSAEEFEARTDPVFDHGSLLLGTDGCGMYWHLIVTGPQRGHVWQISGEGAMPFGGTGSPDGQMPGIPGFAGWAAKWAQGLSWFARV; this is encoded by the coding sequence ATGAACACGGAAGCCTGCGACCCCGCCGAGTCGGCCGCTCTCCGCGAGATCTTCGCGTCCCGCCCCGAGGCGGTGCCGGCGGCCGGCTGGGAGGCGGTGCGGTCCTTCGAGGCGGAGCACGGCATCGTGCTGCCGGAGCCGTACCGCACCTTCGTGGCGGAGATCTGCGACGGACTGCGTGCGGGGCCGCCGTCCTACGGTCTGCTCCCCCTCGCGCGAACGCCCCGGGACTGGGGCTCGGACCGCCCTGAACGCCTGCTCGCCGAGCCCTTTCCGCTCGCGGCGGCGTGGCTGTGGGAGGCGACGGGCCACGAAGAGGTCCTGTCGGCCGAGGAGTTCGAGGCCCGGACGGACCCCGTGTTCGACCACGGCTCACTGCTGCTGGGCACCGACGGCTGCGGCATGTACTGGCACTTGATCGTCACCGGCCCGCAGCGCGGCCACGTCTGGCAGATCTCCGGTGAGGGCGCGATGCCGTTCGGTGGTACCGGGTCGCCCGACGGGCAGATGCCGGGCATCCCTGGCTTCGCCGGCTGGGCGGCCAAGTGGGCCCAGGGCCTTTCCTGGTTCGCCCGCGTCTGA
- a CDS encoding pyridoxine/pyridoxamine 5'-phosphate oxidase has product MDEQRYDEGQEAFRALLRAQRVWDTDLPAFDPDTAPDEPLPLFHRWFGEAVAAGQPEPHTMTLATADERGRPDVRTLMLHDADVRGWHFATHATSRKGRHLAARPEAALGFYWAAQGRAVRLRGPVTTADAAETRADLHARSTGALAAALVGRQSEVLDSAAELARASGEAWERAERDPAAEARSWTGYVLAPAEVEFFQGDARRRHVRLRYRREGDGWVRELLWP; this is encoded by the coding sequence ATGGACGAGCAGCGGTACGACGAGGGCCAGGAGGCCTTTCGGGCGTTGTTGCGCGCCCAGCGCGTCTGGGACACGGACCTGCCCGCCTTCGACCCCGACACCGCGCCCGACGAGCCGTTGCCGCTCTTCCACCGGTGGTTCGGCGAGGCGGTGGCGGCGGGACAGCCCGAGCCCCACACGATGACCCTCGCGACCGCCGACGAGCGGGGCCGGCCCGACGTACGGACCCTGATGCTGCACGACGCGGACGTACGGGGCTGGCACTTCGCCACGCACGCCACCAGCCGCAAGGGCCGCCACCTGGCCGCCCGCCCCGAGGCCGCGCTCGGCTTCTACTGGGCGGCGCAGGGGCGTGCGGTACGGCTCCGGGGCCCGGTGACGACGGCCGACGCGGCCGAGACCCGGGCGGACCTGCACGCCCGCTCGACGGGTGCGCTGGCGGCGGCGCTGGTGGGGCGGCAGAGCGAAGTCCTCGACTCGGCGGCGGAGTTGGCGCGGGCGAGCGGGGAGGCGTGGGAGCGGGCGGAACGCGACCCGGCGGCCGAGGCGCGGTCGTGGACGGGGTACGTGCTGGCGCCGGCCGAGGTCGAGTTCTTCCAGGGCGACGCCCGAAGGCGGCACGTGCGGCTGCGGTACCGGCGCGAAGGGGACGGCTGGGTACGGGAGTTGCTCTGGCCTTGA
- a CDS encoding TetR family transcriptional regulator, which yields MTGQVRTVDGRVAGRRGQATRQKLLDCLSEMLSSSPYRDVKVIDVARKAGTSPATFYQYFPDVEGAVLEIAEEMAKEGTGLTGLVSGRSWAGKAGWQTSEDLVEGFLDFWRKHDAILRVVDLGAAEGDKRFNKIRMKVLNSVTNSLTDSVKELQSKGRVDKDVSPAALAGSLVVLLASVASHQKSFQGWGVKQAELKPNLALLVHLGITGRKPTK from the coding sequence ATGACAGGACAAGTACGCACCGTCGACGGCCGCGTGGCTGGTCGACGCGGCCAGGCGACGCGGCAGAAGCTGCTCGACTGCCTCAGCGAGATGCTCAGCTCCTCGCCGTACCGGGACGTCAAAGTCATCGACGTCGCCCGGAAGGCGGGGACTTCACCTGCGACCTTCTACCAATACTTCCCGGATGTCGAGGGCGCCGTCCTCGAAATCGCCGAGGAAATGGCCAAGGAGGGCACCGGGTTGACCGGACTGGTCTCCGGCCGCTCCTGGGCCGGGAAGGCCGGCTGGCAGACGTCGGAAGATCTGGTGGAAGGTTTCCTCGACTTCTGGCGCAAGCACGACGCGATCCTGAGGGTCGTCGATCTGGGCGCCGCGGAGGGGGACAAGCGGTTCAACAAGATCCGCATGAAGGTCCTCAACTCCGTCACCAACTCCCTTACGGACTCCGTGAAGGAGCTCCAGTCCAAGGGCCGGGTCGACAAGGACGTCAGCCCCGCGGCACTGGCCGGCTCCCTGGTCGTCCTGCTGGCCTCGGTGGCCTCGCACCAGAAAAGCTTCCAGGGCTGGGGTGTGAAGCAGGCCGAACTGAAGCCGAACCTGGCGCTGTTGGTCCACCTCGGCATCACGGGCCGGAAGCCCACGAAGTAG
- a CDS encoding PQQ-binding-like beta-propeller repeat protein, translating into MEQLTQHDPRRIGPFEVLGRLGAGGMGLVYLARSASGRRVAIKTVRTELAEDQLFRVRFTREVEAARAVSGFYTAAVVDADPRAAVPWLATAYVPAPSLEEIVNECGPMPAQAVRWLAAGIAEALQSIHGANLVHRDMKPSNVLVVEDGPRVIDFGIASGVSNTRLTMTNVAVGTPAYMSPEQARDSRSVTGASDIFSLGSTLVFAATGHAPYHGGNPVETVFMLLREGPDLEGLPDELRPLIDSCMQMDATRRPTPADLQAQLAPHLFASGSDDSGTASAWLPDLATAMIERRRAGGRGPAPVPVRPPAPVPPPPPSRPPHNPEWESAWRPGNDPRGGGPRPAAPGPFPPPHGAQSPLPPQAPLSAPAGSPVRLAGSPVPIGPGPRVADARGAVAAEAGPATGWIRPPAGLTGGELPTSPVVPPVPAPAQAPDGAPGRWRPWRFRMSNDVWGTPVVDGDLLYVTSFEVHALDVASGRRQFKTRDVAWAMAVAEGRIHASDGPTLYALDGQDGSERWRLQTDAWVYSLKVDRGTVVTGTRGGGVQAWDAAGGRKLWETTGAQTDFETPEAGPAIFDDTVYVWQDARLRALDARSGAERWSYPVGDAASCGGVPVRVRPAPDGRLYVSAGTRVLAIDVVSGRVYWHFEAPAVFLSPPAFAPGPAVTGGGVYLADYLGTVYALDAANGKDRWRIATESRQSIEPVLVADGNVHVGSGSALYTLDAVTGTPKWRFAAGGEVIGAPVVADGRLHFGSADHVLYTLDASGGQLRWKLATGGEITGSPVARRGVVYACSKDRCVYALDAVKGTATGRGGR; encoded by the coding sequence GTGGAGCAGCTGACGCAGCACGACCCGAGGCGTATCGGCCCTTTCGAGGTGCTGGGACGGCTCGGAGCCGGCGGCATGGGGCTGGTCTATCTCGCGCGTTCGGCATCGGGACGCCGGGTCGCGATCAAGACGGTCCGTACCGAGCTTGCCGAGGACCAGCTGTTCCGGGTCCGCTTCACGCGTGAGGTGGAGGCCGCCCGCGCGGTCAGCGGGTTCTACACCGCCGCGGTCGTGGACGCCGACCCCCGCGCCGCCGTGCCCTGGCTGGCCACCGCCTACGTACCGGCGCCGTCGCTGGAAGAAATAGTAAATGAGTGCGGTCCCATGCCGGCCCAGGCCGTGCGCTGGCTGGCCGCGGGCATCGCCGAGGCCCTCCAGTCCATCCACGGCGCCAATCTGGTGCACCGTGACATGAAGCCCTCGAACGTCCTGGTGGTCGAGGACGGCCCGCGCGTCATCGACTTCGGCATCGCCTCCGGCGTCTCCAACACCCGCCTGACGATGACCAACGTGGCCGTCGGCACCCCCGCGTACATGTCGCCCGAGCAGGCCAGGGACTCCCGCAGCGTCACCGGCGCCAGCGACATCTTCTCCCTCGGCTCGACGCTCGTCTTCGCCGCGACCGGGCACGCGCCCTACCACGGCGGCAATCCGGTCGAGACGGTCTTCATGCTGCTGCGCGAGGGCCCGGACCTGGAAGGCCTGCCGGACGAGCTGAGACCCCTCATCGACTCCTGCATGCAGATGGACGCCACCCGCCGCCCCACGCCCGCCGACCTCCAGGCGCAGCTGGCCCCGCACCTCTTCGCCTCGGGCAGCGACGACAGCGGTACGGCGTCGGCCTGGCTGCCGGATCTGGCGACGGCCATGATCGAGCGCCGCAGGGCCGGGGGGCGCGGCCCCGCGCCCGTACCGGTACGGCCGCCGGCCCCCGTACCGCCGCCCCCGCCGTCCCGGCCCCCGCACAACCCCGAGTGGGAGTCCGCCTGGCGTCCGGGCAACGACCCGCGCGGAGGCGGCCCCCGCCCCGCCGCGCCGGGGCCCTTCCCGCCGCCGCACGGCGCGCAGTCCCCCCTGCCCCCGCAGGCCCCGCTGTCCGCCCCGGCCGGCAGCCCCGTCCGGCTCGCGGGTTCGCCCGTGCCGATCGGGCCGGGCCCCCGGGTCGCGGACGCGCGCGGCGCGGTGGCCGCCGAGGCGGGCCCCGCCACCGGCTGGATCCGCCCGCCCGCCGGGCTGACCGGCGGGGAACTGCCCACCAGCCCGGTCGTCCCGCCCGTCCCGGCCCCCGCGCAGGCGCCCGACGGCGCGCCGGGGCGCTGGCGGCCGTGGCGGTTCCGGATGTCGAACGACGTCTGGGGCACGCCGGTCGTCGACGGCGATCTGCTGTACGTGACGTCCTTCGAGGTCCACGCGCTGGACGTGGCCAGCGGGCGGCGCCAGTTCAAGACGCGCGACGTGGCCTGGGCGATGGCGGTGGCGGAGGGCCGTATCCACGCCTCGGACGGGCCGACGCTGTACGCCCTCGACGGCCAGGACGGCAGCGAGCGCTGGCGCCTCCAGACCGACGCCTGGGTGTACTCCCTCAAGGTCGACCGCGGCACGGTCGTCACCGGTACGCGCGGCGGCGGGGTCCAGGCCTGGGACGCGGCCGGCGGGCGGAAGCTGTGGGAGACGACCGGGGCGCAGACGGACTTCGAGACCCCGGAGGCCGGTCCGGCGATCTTCGACGACACGGTGTATGTGTGGCAGGACGCCCGGCTGCGCGCGCTCGACGCGCGCTCCGGCGCGGAGCGCTGGTCGTACCCCGTCGGGGACGCCGCGTCGTGCGGCGGGGTGCCGGTCCGGGTCAGGCCCGCGCCCGACGGGCGGTTGTACGTCTCCGCCGGGACGCGGGTGCTGGCGATCGACGTCGTGAGCGGCCGGGTGTACTGGCACTTCGAGGCCCCCGCCGTCTTCCTTTCCCCGCCGGCCTTCGCGCCGGGGCCCGCGGTGACGGGCGGCGGGGTGTACCTCGCGGACTATCTCGGCACGGTGTACGCGCTCGACGCCGCCAACGGCAAGGACCGCTGGCGGATCGCCACCGAGTCCCGGCAGTCCATCGAACCGGTGCTGGTGGCGGACGGCAACGTCCACGTCGGCAGCGGCAGCGCGCTCTACACGCTGGACGCGGTGACGGGCACGCCGAAGTGGCGGTTCGCGGCGGGTGGCGAGGTGATCGGCGCGCCGGTCGTGGCGGACGGCAGGCTCCACTTCGGCTCGGCCGACCACGTGCTGTACACGCTGGACGCGAGCGGCGGCCAACTGCGCTGGAAGCTGGCGACGGGCGGGGAGATCACGGGGTCGCCGGTGGCGCGGCGGGGCGTGGTGTACGCGTGCAGCAAGGACCGCTGCGTGTACGCGCTGGACGCGGTGAAGGGGACGGCGACGGGGCGCGGGGGGCGCTAG